In Methanosarcina siciliae T4/M, one genomic interval encodes:
- a CDS encoding FAD-dependent oxidoreductase, which produces MGSDFGVKDAAGKVMQTVAEVQEEVPGKAPTQVRTEKELTRVVIIGGGACGMAAATKIRRQSDFKITVLSSDSHTAYSHCGIPFVLGREIENFEKLIVKPPGFFRGKNIDAKLNEKVRSINLARKVVLTGRRTYPYDKLVIATGSLPFIPRKSEANILPYGSFTLRSLADGKLFGKALETAQTVCIVGGGIIGIECASALTKRGIKTILITRSKDLLSSQFDSDMAAIVRAHLETLGVEVITGEPLFLPENFWKEKTVYVKDRHFTADLMLLATGIKPEVCLASEAGLDIGKAGGIVVNEMLQVKAGEEFLSNVYAGGECAEVTDLLTGESRLSQLGTTARRMADVIGNNITGKYSTFGPLADPWVAVAGDLHFGGVGLTPEQVKRQGIKVINGFSRGRTRASYYPDRKDIYIKLFFKDGDLAEAQLAGAQLAGGEGIKERIDALSLAIRKKTTIKDLLNLETCYAPPVSMLVDPLIPAVKAAVRNMRETKTE; this is translated from the coding sequence TGCTGCAGGTAAAGTCATGCAAACCGTAGCTGAAGTTCAGGAAGAGGTCCCTGGGAAAGCCCCCACACAAGTCCGGACAGAGAAAGAGCTCACAAGGGTAGTGATTATAGGAGGAGGAGCCTGTGGGATGGCGGCTGCTACCAAGATCAGGAGGCAGAGTGACTTTAAAATAACTGTGCTTTCATCTGACTCCCACACAGCCTACAGCCACTGCGGAATTCCTTTTGTACTGGGCAGAGAAATTGAAAATTTTGAAAAACTGATCGTAAAACCTCCGGGTTTTTTCAGGGGAAAAAACATAGATGCGAAACTGAACGAAAAGGTAAGGTCGATAAACCTGGCCAGGAAGGTCGTCCTTACCGGAAGGAGAACCTATCCTTATGACAAACTGGTGATTGCTACGGGGAGCCTGCCCTTTATACCTCGCAAAAGCGAGGCAAATATCCTGCCTTACGGAAGCTTCACGCTCAGGAGCCTTGCTGACGGCAAACTCTTCGGAAAAGCCCTTGAAACCGCGCAAACAGTATGCATCGTAGGGGGAGGTATAATAGGAATTGAATGTGCCTCAGCCCTTACAAAGCGAGGGATTAAAACTATTCTTATTACCAGGAGTAAAGACCTGCTTTCCAGCCAATTTGATTCCGATATGGCTGCGATTGTCAGGGCGCACCTTGAAACTCTCGGTGTGGAGGTTATTACCGGAGAACCTCTATTTTTACCTGAAAATTTCTGGAAAGAAAAAACCGTATACGTAAAGGACAGACATTTTACTGCAGACCTTATGCTCCTGGCAACCGGGATAAAACCTGAAGTCTGTCTTGCCAGCGAGGCAGGGCTAGATATCGGAAAGGCAGGAGGAATAGTCGTAAATGAAATGCTTCAGGTAAAAGCAGGAGAGGAATTCCTGTCTAATGTATACGCAGGGGGCGAATGTGCGGAAGTTACTGACCTTCTAACCGGAGAAAGCAGGCTCAGCCAGCTGGGCACGACCGCGCGACGTATGGCAGACGTGATCGGAAATAACATTACAGGCAAATATTCTACTTTTGGGCCCCTTGCCGACCCCTGGGTAGCTGTTGCCGGAGACCTGCATTTCGGAGGAGTGGGGCTTACCCCCGAACAGGTGAAAAGACAGGGGATAAAAGTTATAAACGGATTTTCCCGCGGGCGCACAAGAGCTTCCTATTATCCGGATCGAAAGGATATCTATATAAAACTCTTTTTTAAAGACGGCGACCTTGCAGAAGCGCAGCTTGCAGGAGCGCAGCTCGCGGGAGGGGAAGGAATAAAGGAAAGGATCGATGCCCTTTCCCTTGCGATAAGAAAGAAAACAACAATCAAAGACCTTCTTAACCTTGAAACCTGCTATGCCCCTCCGGTTTCCATGCTTGTGGACCCCCTCATACCGGCTGTAAAAGCCGCAGTCAGAAATATGAGGGAGACGAAAACAGAGTAA